From Apis mellifera strain DH4 linkage group LG5, Amel_HAv3.1, whole genome shotgun sequence, the proteins below share one genomic window:
- the LOC726107 gene encoding uncharacterized protein LOC726107 isoform X5, with translation MTNISVLFHAVLNVFKIVNMQRVLSFQMARGLSESSEFVTKRICFSLIFSVGFLSLLCGFLLGRFATQRAIEFRAEKKRLELAGNGLENTEYLQRLVLEQLERAPLDADFERKWESFNLKEDDINQVNDILSNLSLIEKVVKHQSHIMATIRGSRESDRYIILSVSCEGVGVALELAKIFNQIQKEYKWKPRRSLIFCLFSGSSNSCTEVLSNFMPHKIMAYIVVHHQALQDIPHANNDITHNENHHEKEIRKIIIAQILAQTIWRFSECLIIKWNPNYFNETAFKALESINRIELLEHKEKIQQTLDKFLISIKTLNEKIDRIDNINTLDTRILNDLLMDLDRILLCPDKQYQSKTDWIKLFKLNHEPFNIILMHINEIIKCYENAIQLLQDQ, from the exons ATGACAAATATATCAGTCTTATTCCACGCAGTGTTAAA tgtGTTCAAGATTGTCAATATGCAACGAGTTCTTAGCTTTCAAATGGCTCGTGGACTTAGCGAGTCTAGCGAATTTGTGACAAAACGTATATGTTTTTCGTTAATATTTTCTGTcggttttctttctttattatgtGGATTTTTACTTGGCCGCTTTGCCACACAAAGGGCTATAGAATTTCGTGCAGAAAAAAAACGTCTTGAATTAGCGGGAAATGGTTTAGAGAATACTGAATATCTTCAACGTTTAGTACTCGAACAATTAGAAAGAGCGCCTCTTGATGCTGATTTCGAAAG gaaatgggaatctttcaatttaaaagaagatgaTATAAATCAAgtgaatgatattttatcgaatttatcaCTTATTGAAAAAGTTGTTAAACATCAATCGCATATTATGGCTACTATTAGAGGATCTAGAGAATCAg AtaggtatataattttatcagtcAGTTGCGAAGGCGTCGGTGTTGCTTTGGAAttggcaaaaatttttaatcaaattcaaaaagaatataaatggaaACCTCGTAGatctcttattttttgtttattttcggGATCTTCCAACTCTTGTACAGAagtattatctaattttatgcCCCATAAAATTATGGCTTATATTGTAGTACATCATCAAGCTTTGCAAG ATATACCTCATGCG aataatgatattacacataatgaaaatcatcatgaaaaagaaatacgtaaaataataatagcacaAATACTTGCTCAAACTATTTGGAGATTCTCTGAatgtttgataataaaatggaacccaaattatttcaatgaaactGCCTTTAAAGCATTAGAATCTATAAATCGTATTGAATTGTTAGAACATAAAG aaaaaatacaacaaaccttggataaattcttaattagtattaaaacCTTAAATGAAAAGATTGATAGAATTGATAACATTaa cACTCTTGATacaagaatattaaatgatttattgatGGATTTGGATAGAATTCTTCTATGTCCTGATAAACAATATCAATCTAAAACTGATTGGATAAAACTCTTTAAATTGAATCATGAGCCTTTTAATATAATCCTAATGCATATTAATGAGATCATAAAATGTTATGAAAATGCTATACAACTTTTACAAGATCaatag
- the LOC726107 gene encoding probable glutamate carboxypeptidase LAMP1 isoform X1, translated as MTNISVLFHAVLNVFKIVNMQRVLSFQMARGLSESSEFVTKRICFSLIFSVGFLSLLCGFLLGRFATQRAIEFRAEKKRLELAGNGLENTEYLQRLVLEQLERAPLDADFERKWESFNLKEDDINQVNDILSNLSLIEKVVKHQSHIMATIRGSRESDRYIILSVSCEGVGVALELAKIFNQIQKEYKWKPRRSLIFCLFSGSSNSCTEVLSNFMPHKIMAYIVVHHQALQGKGHFIVSGSDIVQSMVLESANIVKKWFSYNNQLLSLNNIPYNITTSRLALDIPHAVLSFMNNDITHNENHHEKEIRKIIIAQILAQTIWRFSECLIIKWNPNYFNETAFKALESINRIELLEHKEKIQQTLDKFLISIKTLNEKIDRIDNINTLDTRILNDLLMDLDRILLCPDKQYQSKTDWIKLFKLNHEPFNIILMHINEIIKCYENAIQLLQDQ; from the exons ATGACAAATATATCAGTCTTATTCCACGCAGTGTTAAA tgtGTTCAAGATTGTCAATATGCAACGAGTTCTTAGCTTTCAAATGGCTCGTGGACTTAGCGAGTCTAGCGAATTTGTGACAAAACGTATATGTTTTTCGTTAATATTTTCTGTcggttttctttctttattatgtGGATTTTTACTTGGCCGCTTTGCCACACAAAGGGCTATAGAATTTCGTGCAGAAAAAAAACGTCTTGAATTAGCGGGAAATGGTTTAGAGAATACTGAATATCTTCAACGTTTAGTACTCGAACAATTAGAAAGAGCGCCTCTTGATGCTGATTTCGAAAG gaaatgggaatctttcaatttaaaagaagatgaTATAAATCAAgtgaatgatattttatcgaatttatcaCTTATTGAAAAAGTTGTTAAACATCAATCGCATATTATGGCTACTATTAGAGGATCTAGAGAATCAg AtaggtatataattttatcagtcAGTTGCGAAGGCGTCGGTGTTGCTTTGGAAttggcaaaaatttttaatcaaattcaaaaagaatataaatggaaACCTCGTAGatctcttattttttgtttattttcggGATCTTCCAACTCTTGTACAGAagtattatctaattttatgcCCCATAAAATTATGGCTTATATTGTAGTACATCATCAAGCTTTGCAAG gTAAAGGTCATTTTATTGTATCTGGATCAGATATAGTACAATCTATGGTTCTAGAATCTgctaatattgtaaaaaaatggttttcttataataatcaattattatctttaaataacataccttataatattacaacttCCCGACTGGCTTTAGATATACCTCATGCGGTATTGTCTTTTATG aataatgatattacacataatgaaaatcatcatgaaaaagaaatacgtaaaataataatagcacaAATACTTGCTCAAACTATTTGGAGATTCTCTGAatgtttgataataaaatggaacccaaattatttcaatgaaactGCCTTTAAAGCATTAGAATCTATAAATCGTATTGAATTGTTAGAACATAAAG aaaaaatacaacaaaccttggataaattcttaattagtattaaaacCTTAAATGAAAAGATTGATAGAATTGATAACATTaa cACTCTTGATacaagaatattaaatgatttattgatGGATTTGGATAGAATTCTTCTATGTCCTGATAAACAATATCAATCTAAAACTGATTGGATAAAACTCTTTAAATTGAATCATGAGCCTTTTAATATAATCCTAATGCATATTAATGAGATCATAAAATGTTATGAAAATGCTATACAACTTTTACAAGATCaatag
- the LOC726107 gene encoding uncharacterized protein LOC726107 isoform X2: protein MTNISVLFHAVLNVFKIVNMQRVLSFQMARGLSESSEFVTKRICFSLIFSVGFLSLLCGFLLGRFATQRAIEFRAEKKRLELAGNGLENTEYLQRLVLEQLERAPLDADFERKWESFNLKEDDINQVNDILSNLSLIEKVVKHQSHIMATIRGSRESDRYIILSVSCEGVGVALELAKIFNQIQKEYKWKPRRSLIFCLFSGSSNSCTEVLSNFMPHKIMAYIVVHHQALQGKGHFIVSGSDIVQSMVLESANIVKKWFSYNNQLLSLNNIPYNITTSRLALDIPHANNDITHNENHHEKEIRKIIIAQILAQTIWRFSECLIIKWNPNYFNETAFKALESINRIELLEHKEKIQQTLDKFLISIKTLNEKIDRIDNINTLDTRILNDLLMDLDRILLCPDKQYQSKTDWIKLFKLNHEPFNIILMHINEIIKCYENAIQLLQDQ, encoded by the exons ATGACAAATATATCAGTCTTATTCCACGCAGTGTTAAA tgtGTTCAAGATTGTCAATATGCAACGAGTTCTTAGCTTTCAAATGGCTCGTGGACTTAGCGAGTCTAGCGAATTTGTGACAAAACGTATATGTTTTTCGTTAATATTTTCTGTcggttttctttctttattatgtGGATTTTTACTTGGCCGCTTTGCCACACAAAGGGCTATAGAATTTCGTGCAGAAAAAAAACGTCTTGAATTAGCGGGAAATGGTTTAGAGAATACTGAATATCTTCAACGTTTAGTACTCGAACAATTAGAAAGAGCGCCTCTTGATGCTGATTTCGAAAG gaaatgggaatctttcaatttaaaagaagatgaTATAAATCAAgtgaatgatattttatcgaatttatcaCTTATTGAAAAAGTTGTTAAACATCAATCGCATATTATGGCTACTATTAGAGGATCTAGAGAATCAg AtaggtatataattttatcagtcAGTTGCGAAGGCGTCGGTGTTGCTTTGGAAttggcaaaaatttttaatcaaattcaaaaagaatataaatggaaACCTCGTAGatctcttattttttgtttattttcggGATCTTCCAACTCTTGTACAGAagtattatctaattttatgcCCCATAAAATTATGGCTTATATTGTAGTACATCATCAAGCTTTGCAAG gTAAAGGTCATTTTATTGTATCTGGATCAGATATAGTACAATCTATGGTTCTAGAATCTgctaatattgtaaaaaaatggttttcttataataatcaattattatctttaaataacataccttataatattacaacttCCCGACTGGCTTTAGATATACCTCATGCG aataatgatattacacataatgaaaatcatcatgaaaaagaaatacgtaaaataataatagcacaAATACTTGCTCAAACTATTTGGAGATTCTCTGAatgtttgataataaaatggaacccaaattatttcaatgaaactGCCTTTAAAGCATTAGAATCTATAAATCGTATTGAATTGTTAGAACATAAAG aaaaaatacaacaaaccttggataaattcttaattagtattaaaacCTTAAATGAAAAGATTGATAGAATTGATAACATTaa cACTCTTGATacaagaatattaaatgatttattgatGGATTTGGATAGAATTCTTCTATGTCCTGATAAACAATATCAATCTAAAACTGATTGGATAAAACTCTTTAAATTGAATCATGAGCCTTTTAATATAATCCTAATGCATATTAATGAGATCATAAAATGTTATGAAAATGCTATACAACTTTTACAAGATCaatag
- the LOC726107 gene encoding probable glutamate carboxypeptidase LAMP1 isoform X3, whose product MQRVLSFQMARGLSESSEFVTKRICFSLIFSVGFLSLLCGFLLGRFATQRAIEFRAEKKRLELAGNGLENTEYLQRLVLEQLERAPLDADFERKWESFNLKEDDINQVNDILSNLSLIEKVVKHQSHIMATIRGSRESDRYIILSVSCEGVGVALELAKIFNQIQKEYKWKPRRSLIFCLFSGSSNSCTEVLSNFMPHKIMAYIVVHHQALQGKGHFIVSGSDIVQSMVLESANIVKKWFSYNNQLLSLNNIPYNITTSRLALDIPHAVLSFMNNDITHNENHHEKEIRKIIIAQILAQTIWRFSECLIIKWNPNYFNETAFKALESINRIELLEHKEKIQQTLDKFLISIKTLNEKIDRIDNINTLDTRILNDLLMDLDRILLCPDKQYQSKTDWIKLFKLNHEPFNIILMHINEIIKCYENAIQLLQDQ is encoded by the exons ATGCAACGAGTTCTTAGCTTTCAAATGGCTCGTGGACTTAGCGAGTCTAGCGAATTTGTGACAAAACGTATATGTTTTTCGTTAATATTTTCTGTcggttttctttctttattatgtGGATTTTTACTTGGCCGCTTTGCCACACAAAGGGCTATAGAATTTCGTGCAGAAAAAAAACGTCTTGAATTAGCGGGAAATGGTTTAGAGAATACTGAATATCTTCAACGTTTAGTACTCGAACAATTAGAAAGAGCGCCTCTTGATGCTGATTTCGAAAG gaaatgggaatctttcaatttaaaagaagatgaTATAAATCAAgtgaatgatattttatcgaatttatcaCTTATTGAAAAAGTTGTTAAACATCAATCGCATATTATGGCTACTATTAGAGGATCTAGAGAATCAg AtaggtatataattttatcagtcAGTTGCGAAGGCGTCGGTGTTGCTTTGGAAttggcaaaaatttttaatcaaattcaaaaagaatataaatggaaACCTCGTAGatctcttattttttgtttattttcggGATCTTCCAACTCTTGTACAGAagtattatctaattttatgcCCCATAAAATTATGGCTTATATTGTAGTACATCATCAAGCTTTGCAAG gTAAAGGTCATTTTATTGTATCTGGATCAGATATAGTACAATCTATGGTTCTAGAATCTgctaatattgtaaaaaaatggttttcttataataatcaattattatctttaaataacataccttataatattacaacttCCCGACTGGCTTTAGATATACCTCATGCGGTATTGTCTTTTATG aataatgatattacacataatgaaaatcatcatgaaaaagaaatacgtaaaataataatagcacaAATACTTGCTCAAACTATTTGGAGATTCTCTGAatgtttgataataaaatggaacccaaattatttcaatgaaactGCCTTTAAAGCATTAGAATCTATAAATCGTATTGAATTGTTAGAACATAAAG aaaaaatacaacaaaccttggataaattcttaattagtattaaaacCTTAAATGAAAAGATTGATAGAATTGATAACATTaa cACTCTTGATacaagaatattaaatgatttattgatGGATTTGGATAGAATTCTTCTATGTCCTGATAAACAATATCAATCTAAAACTGATTGGATAAAACTCTTTAAATTGAATCATGAGCCTTTTAATATAATCCTAATGCATATTAATGAGATCATAAAATGTTATGAAAATGCTATACAACTTTTACAAGATCaatag
- the LOC726107 gene encoding uncharacterized protein LOC726107 isoform X4: MTNISVLFHAVLNVFKIVNMQRVLSFQMARGLSESSEFVTKRICFSLIFSVGFLSLLCGFLLGRFATQRAIEFRAEKKRLELAGNGLENTEYLQRLVLEQLERAPLDADFERKWESFNLKEDDINQVNDILSNLSLIEKVVKHQSHIMATIRGSRESDRYIILSVSCEGVGVALELAKIFNQIQKEYKWKPRRSLIFCLFSGSSNSCTEVLSNFMPHKIMAYIVVHHQALQDIPHAVLSFMNNDITHNENHHEKEIRKIIIAQILAQTIWRFSECLIIKWNPNYFNETAFKALESINRIELLEHKEKIQQTLDKFLISIKTLNEKIDRIDNINTLDTRILNDLLMDLDRILLCPDKQYQSKTDWIKLFKLNHEPFNIILMHINEIIKCYENAIQLLQDQ; this comes from the exons ATGACAAATATATCAGTCTTATTCCACGCAGTGTTAAA tgtGTTCAAGATTGTCAATATGCAACGAGTTCTTAGCTTTCAAATGGCTCGTGGACTTAGCGAGTCTAGCGAATTTGTGACAAAACGTATATGTTTTTCGTTAATATTTTCTGTcggttttctttctttattatgtGGATTTTTACTTGGCCGCTTTGCCACACAAAGGGCTATAGAATTTCGTGCAGAAAAAAAACGTCTTGAATTAGCGGGAAATGGTTTAGAGAATACTGAATATCTTCAACGTTTAGTACTCGAACAATTAGAAAGAGCGCCTCTTGATGCTGATTTCGAAAG gaaatgggaatctttcaatttaaaagaagatgaTATAAATCAAgtgaatgatattttatcgaatttatcaCTTATTGAAAAAGTTGTTAAACATCAATCGCATATTATGGCTACTATTAGAGGATCTAGAGAATCAg AtaggtatataattttatcagtcAGTTGCGAAGGCGTCGGTGTTGCTTTGGAAttggcaaaaatttttaatcaaattcaaaaagaatataaatggaaACCTCGTAGatctcttattttttgtttattttcggGATCTTCCAACTCTTGTACAGAagtattatctaattttatgcCCCATAAAATTATGGCTTATATTGTAGTACATCATCAAGCTTTGCAAG ATATACCTCATGCGGTATTGTCTTTTATG aataatgatattacacataatgaaaatcatcatgaaaaagaaatacgtaaaataataatagcacaAATACTTGCTCAAACTATTTGGAGATTCTCTGAatgtttgataataaaatggaacccaaattatttcaatgaaactGCCTTTAAAGCATTAGAATCTATAAATCGTATTGAATTGTTAGAACATAAAG aaaaaatacaacaaaccttggataaattcttaattagtattaaaacCTTAAATGAAAAGATTGATAGAATTGATAACATTaa cACTCTTGATacaagaatattaaatgatttattgatGGATTTGGATAGAATTCTTCTATGTCCTGATAAACAATATCAATCTAAAACTGATTGGATAAAACTCTTTAAATTGAATCATGAGCCTTTTAATATAATCCTAATGCATATTAATGAGATCATAAAATGTTATGAAAATGCTATACAACTTTTACAAGATCaatag
- the LOC726107 gene encoding uncharacterized protein LOC726107 isoform X6: MTNISVLFHAVLNVFKIVNMQRVLSFQMARGLSESSEFVTKRICFSLIFSVGFLSLLCGFLLGRFATQRAIEFRAEKKRLELAGNGLENTEYLQRLVLEQLERAPLDADFERKWESFNLKEDDINQVNDILSNLSLIEKVVKHQSHIMATIRGSRESDRYIILSVSCEGVGVALELAKIFNQIQKEYKWKPRRSLIFCLFSGSSNSCTEVLSNFMPHKIMAYIVVHHQALQGKGHFIVSGSDIVQSMVLESANIVKKWFSYNNQLLSLNNIPYNITTSRLALDIPHAVLSFMNNDITHNENHHEKEIRKIIIAQILAQTIWRFSECLIIKWNPNYFNETAFKALESINRIELLEHKALLIQEY; the protein is encoded by the exons ATGACAAATATATCAGTCTTATTCCACGCAGTGTTAAA tgtGTTCAAGATTGTCAATATGCAACGAGTTCTTAGCTTTCAAATGGCTCGTGGACTTAGCGAGTCTAGCGAATTTGTGACAAAACGTATATGTTTTTCGTTAATATTTTCTGTcggttttctttctttattatgtGGATTTTTACTTGGCCGCTTTGCCACACAAAGGGCTATAGAATTTCGTGCAGAAAAAAAACGTCTTGAATTAGCGGGAAATGGTTTAGAGAATACTGAATATCTTCAACGTTTAGTACTCGAACAATTAGAAAGAGCGCCTCTTGATGCTGATTTCGAAAG gaaatgggaatctttcaatttaaaagaagatgaTATAAATCAAgtgaatgatattttatcgaatttatcaCTTATTGAAAAAGTTGTTAAACATCAATCGCATATTATGGCTACTATTAGAGGATCTAGAGAATCAg AtaggtatataattttatcagtcAGTTGCGAAGGCGTCGGTGTTGCTTTGGAAttggcaaaaatttttaatcaaattcaaaaagaatataaatggaaACCTCGTAGatctcttattttttgtttattttcggGATCTTCCAACTCTTGTACAGAagtattatctaattttatgcCCCATAAAATTATGGCTTATATTGTAGTACATCATCAAGCTTTGCAAG gTAAAGGTCATTTTATTGTATCTGGATCAGATATAGTACAATCTATGGTTCTAGAATCTgctaatattgtaaaaaaatggttttcttataataatcaattattatctttaaataacataccttataatattacaacttCCCGACTGGCTTTAGATATACCTCATGCGGTATTGTCTTTTATG aataatgatattacacataatgaaaatcatcatgaaaaagaaatacgtaaaataataatagcacaAATACTTGCTCAAACTATTTGGAGATTCTCTGAatgtttgataataaaatggaacccaaattatttcaatgaaactGCCTTTAAAGCATTAGAATCTATAAATCGTATTGAATTGTTAGAACATAAAG cACTCTTGATacaagaatattaa
- the LOC100576759 gene encoding uncharacterized protein LOC100576759 isoform X2 — translation MSMLTCPIDINSGSAYEFIEKQTSLKKSSALIKKHKNKKQYTFDSSSQLGTVPLESVENLYVPTIEDWKEENVPAYDPWKVTEKKDIIRCLIGGSKTTKKKFILAEQQRISNLHKDSSCNSNSKNNFHKVNISQLIKNLRKLNLNDIDILIKNIDMSKLFISENNKKNTFIEEKYTQGTIDKILIYKFKKLMLNHLQK, via the exons ATGTCAATGCTAACGTGCCCAATTGATATAAACAGTGGATCTGCTTATGAATTCATAGAAAAACAAACTTCACTAAAAAAATCA agtgcgttaattaaaaaacacaaaaataaaaaacaatacacTTTTGATTCATCAAGCCAATTAGGAACCGTCCCTCTGGAAAgtgtagaaaatttatatgttccTACGATAGAAGATTGGAAAgag gAAAATGTACCAGCCTACGATCCTTGGAAAgtaactgaaaaaaaagatatcatacGATGTTTAATAGGAGGTTCAAAAAcaacaaagaagaaatttatactAGCCGAACAACAAAGGATTTCAAATCTTCATAAAGATAGTTCTtgcaattcaaattcaaaaaataatttt CATAAGGTAAATATTTCtcaacttattaaaaatttgagaaaattaaatttgaacgatattgatattttaataaaaaatattgatatgagtaaattatttataagtgaaaataataaaaaaaatacatttatagaaGAAAAGTATACACAAGGAACTATTGACaag atattgatatataaatttaaaaagttgatGCTTAATCacttgcaaaaataa
- the LOC100576759 gene encoding uncharacterized protein LOC100576759 isoform X1: MSMLTCPIDINSGSAYEFIEKQTSLKKSSALIKKHKNKKQYTFDSSSQLGTVPLESVENLYVPTIEDWKEENVPAYDPWKVTEKKDIIRCLIGGSKTTKKKFILAEQQRISNLHKDSSCNSNSKNNFKHKVNISQLIKNLRKLNLNDIDILIKNIDMSKLFISENNKKNTFIEEKYTQGTIDKILIYKFKKLMLNHLQK; encoded by the exons ATGTCAATGCTAACGTGCCCAATTGATATAAACAGTGGATCTGCTTATGAATTCATAGAAAAACAAACTTCACTAAAAAAATCA agtgcgttaattaaaaaacacaaaaataaaaaacaatacacTTTTGATTCATCAAGCCAATTAGGAACCGTCCCTCTGGAAAgtgtagaaaatttatatgttccTACGATAGAAGATTGGAAAgag gAAAATGTACCAGCCTACGATCCTTGGAAAgtaactgaaaaaaaagatatcatacGATGTTTAATAGGAGGTTCAAAAAcaacaaagaagaaatttatactAGCCGAACAACAAAGGATTTCAAATCTTCATAAAGATAGTTCTtgcaattcaaattcaaaaaataatttt AAGCATAAGGTAAATATTTCtcaacttattaaaaatttgagaaaattaaatttgaacgatattgatattttaataaaaaatattgatatgagtaaattatttataagtgaaaataataaaaaaaatacatttatagaaGAAAAGTATACACAAGGAACTATTGACaag atattgatatataaatttaaaaagttgatGCTTAATCacttgcaaaaataa